In Pleurodeles waltl isolate 20211129_DDA chromosome 5, aPleWal1.hap1.20221129, whole genome shotgun sequence, the DNA window ccatccagtgacctgcaaaaagagtcaatacATTCCAACCAAATTGATATTCCTTCTTTTTGGAGGATGTAAACGTATCCCTGTACTGCTCTGGGATGAAACCATATCTTATGAGTAGGGCATcctttcatgatagagtaggtgagcccctgaggatcccctaaggatgtcagagtgtccctcccctctacctcaaagtgcttccacaaccccccccccctcccaatgtGCTTCAAGGACAATGTTCATGTGGAGAGATGGCTCATACCCCTTACACCACAGATatgtgtcatcctccctcttataatcctttaaCAAGTCCTTTGGAATGtataccctcctttcaggctgcactgaggtactcctgccaccatctctgcaagactggctcctctgatccaacttccttaaactgagctcatgagccaataacatctttttctcctctatggccaaccttctctcttccatctcattttAAGCTTCTCTAAGCTGGTGcaacctctctgcctgtctgtcctgcaactcttcaggagtcaggttCTTGAATGACAcattgctacctgccctggagactctcccaCCAGGCAGTACAGCAAATCAACTACCACATCATGAATACTCTGCACTTCCtcaccctcatcttcctcctctgtgtgcctcccagcttccttggctgccacccaggccctcaatgcctttttcagctcctccttcctggcagagctcttgattaggcaggcaagatcttcacagaaatGCTttagttgagccactgtgtactcctccagtttctccaactcaaaaacagcttttGTAGACACAGTTGGTGCAtcaccagattgagacatgttggtaagaTTCACTCAaaggtgcaaagttccaaaaagaacagagttctcaagagaagtttaaaaaaaatcagaaatcacACAGAAATATGGAAGCAGGGAGAAGTCCAAAAAGAATAAAGCCCCAAAAAACACCAAGACAAGTAgtgtgtggtcatgtaatggtctgcactgaaaacagtagtgtacacttaatcactgtatgtcaaatacaaatacaagatcaatcctcaccactgatcaccactgttagaaatggggtctttggttggcagtcaggttaccccctatccaagcaaggaccctcactctagtgagagaaaaggagaaacacacctggttaacccctacttgtccccttggtagcttggcacgagtaggcaggcttaactcagaagcaatgtgtaaagtatttgtaccaacacacacagtaatacagtgaaaacactacaaaatggactatGCTAAATGGTCTAACAGTTGGCAATTCCAAGCACTTCTATAGAAGATCTATTTCAAAGAAGGTGCCAATTATAGAAATAGAACCCTCAGACCCACGCTtcggttcactttctggacctgtagaaggactGTCAGACGACTGCCTGCTGTTGTggtctgctgtgtacttcagaagactgttcTGTTGCacctagaaggactgctctgctgcctaaaGCAAGCTTGCCTTGAACCATCagcagtctgccctgctgcttgagccctgtttcacTTCTTGAACCAAGGATTGCCAGCGAGGATCAAAAGACTAATTAActggcctcctgtgcagagcctcagggacagataaGGATCCTTCCATCTTCAACCGCCtattggacccagcctgagtgagtcctgattctcccattggtgccatccagtcctggacccttggaagtagtccCAAAGATGCCCGGATGACCATAATCCAAAATTTGGGGCATAACATTTTTGGCTCAAAACTTCTCTGAGAAACTGAGAGGAGATCAGGCCCTACCTCCTTGTCGATCCGCCCATAGTGCACCACAGGTCAGCCTGAATTTGAGGCAACGCcttctacattcttctccacatcagcaaatcctgttcaaTGGTCCTTTGCAGAAGAGGTATCTGGTTTCGTGGAGCCCTTATCAGTTACAGCTATCAACTTCtctctgctggagattttcaacttgcaAAAAAACCTATGTcttaacatagaaatcttcacttcaACTTCTTCCAACGGCTTCCTGATGACAATTTCTTCTCCTAGAACACCCAAAGAAAAGGAGAAGGTCCCCTGACAACAATGAGGAGAGGCAGATATGGGCGAAAAGAGCAAaccataaataaatacacatcctaTTTCATTTCATGTGTATACATCTAACCAAATACACATTTACTATGTAAACACTGATCTCAAAATTACTAGTGCACTAAAAATCGTATATACCAGTTGTCTGAAAAAACACACTTAAAAAACAACTTAACTTTGCACCATGGGGGGAGGTAAGTggcaaaggcctggaatctgattatgagTTAGCCAGAAAAATATGACAATTCTACAAGTCCTATAAGATCAGGATGCAGGTGAAGAGGGGCTGCAGATTCAAATGTAGCATGCATATTTGTACCGCAGTTTGATTCCTCATTGGAGCCTGTAGGCCTAAGTGGAGCGAAACTGTACTCTAAGGCAGATTTCACcaataaatataataatacaatAAAAGCAGTACAGATTTTCTACTAAGCCTCACAGATCTATCAATGAATGTCCACTAATATGATGAGGCCTACTtcaggtcagcaccaatccttACAGACTGTATTCTGCACAAGTCAAACTGTGCCAAATTACCAGGCAgtgcacaactgttgtcccaaccatgCAGGTTTCACATGTGCATGCACGTGTTTGCACATATGCTCATGTATAACCAGCCCAGTGCCCCTTACCCTAGCTGTGCTGCAGTagtcttatcttaaaaggtggacactgacaGTAAACATGCTCAGTCCAAATACCATGAATTTACCATGAGTCGGGTAGTTAAGGTCCAAAAAAACAGGTAGTCAAAAGCAAAAAAGCTTGGCTGACTAAATGAGTGGAACCAATGTGCTACATTAATAATGATGGGGACATCTAAAGTAGGCTGAAGATCATCAAATGCTTCCAGGATGGTGTGCAAAGTTAATACTTTTGACATGACATTACATCCCACCCAGGATTGACATCTCTTGAGGAGAAGACGTGTTAAAAAAAGTTACCAAATTTATTAAACAAGCAGGCATACAAGCACAATCTGTTCCATTTGTGACTTATGGAATCAATAGTCACATATTCGTTGTAGAAAACTGTATCTCTATGGTCTTTAGAGTGGGCATCAGCAAGGCTGTcagttcatttacattttttattctgaGGAACACGAGGTTGGAAACTAAAAATTTCAAAAGATTTTGAAGTAAATAACAGATAAAGGATATGGTCATGTGCACATCCTATCATCTGTGATAACTTCTCTAACAGTTCACACTTCTTGATTCTCTTTTAATACTCGATCCTTGAATCTTTGTCAGTCCCCGTTTCTGCTGCAAATTTTCTTCACAGCCTCTTTCACTTCCTTGTTGCGTAGAGTATAGATGAGTGGGTTGAGAGCCGGAGTCACTAAACCATAAAAGACAGAGATAACCTTCTCACTCTCCATTGAGATCATTGACCTGGGGCTCATGTACATGTCAATGGTTGTGCCATAGAAGAGGGTAACCACCATCAGATGGGAGCCGCAGGTGGAGAAGGCCTTGTGTCTGCCAGAGGCTGTTGGCATTCGCAGGATGGTAGAGATGATGTGAATATACGTGAAAATGATTAAGGACAGGGGAACCAGGAGAACTACTACCCCAACCCCTGAGATCACAGCCTCTATTAGGCGAATATCGATGCATGCCAAACGTAAGACAGCGAGCACTTCGCACACCACGTGGTTGATCTTATTGTGTCCACAGAAGGGTACAGTTATTGTGAAGGATACGTGTATCACagagatgaggaacccactggtcCAAGTAGCGATGCATATTTTGATGCAGGCGGCTTTACTCATAACACGTTGATAATTCAAGGGGTTACAGATCGCATAATAGCGATCCAATGCCATGACCGCCAGAAGGAGGCATTCTGTTACACCTAGGGCCAATCCAAGGTACATTTGGGTGACACATCCAGAGTATGTAATGGTGTTCTTTTCCAAGAGGAAGCCCTTCAGGCATATTGGGATTTCTGTTGTCAAAAAACAAAGATCCAAAAATGACAAGTTGCAAAGGAAAAAGTACATAGCAGAGTGAAGCCGGGGATTTGTTTGAACGACTGCGATGATGAGACTGTTTGCAAATAGTGTGATGAGGTAAATTACGAGGAACACTGGAAACAGCACAACTCTCAGCTGAGGTGGAATGGAAAATCCAGATAGAATAAATTCATTCACCAGGCTTTGGTTTCCTCTCTCCATCATGTTATCCTCTGGTCATCTGTACACAACTGCCCATAAACGTATATCATTCTGAAGCCACTCCCTACAAGATATCGAAACACAGAATATAACACAATAGCAATGATGACATAATCAGATGGGCATGAAAAGGAGATTGTTATACCAGAGAGATGAGTGGGATATCCTACCAAAGTGGGGCCATTGCATAGCTGAAACCTCAAAATGCATCAGGATCTTTGCATCCAGCGTGGGAGAGAATTTACTTCAGTCTGgcaatctggtgggtggaaattgTACCAGCATTAGTTTAAATCTGTCTACATAAGTTATTATATATCGCATTGGTGATGCAATAATTTGCATGGGCTACAGGAAGAGTCACTACAGATGGCTTCAGCATAATATCATTTGTGAGCCAGCCACCTTACAATAAGTGAATAAGAGAAGAAACCAGCTGATAGCAAatatagggcccgatttagatattggtgaagaGGTTACTCTGTCtttacggtgacggatatcccgtccacagaaatctaaattccattaagtcctatgggatttagatttcagcagacaggatatccatcaccgttgcaatggagtaacccctctgcccatATCTCAATCAGGCCCAAAGCCTTCTTAGACTGAACAAGGCTAAGATAAGCTAGTCACAAGGGATCACATAAAGGGGCCTTTATCAATCGCCTGGGGGCCatgcacagtgatgacaggagcctGCAGGAATCCTACTTCCTTCCAGTGAACAGAGAGCTGTTGCATAAGTTTAACTTTTCTTGAAACAAAGAGATTGGATTTTCAGGTTTCAAAACTACTAACTAACATTCTGATACCATCTCTGGAAAAGGGATCACACAATTCACTGCCCACCAATGGAGTTTCAGACAATCTCATGACATATATTGGAATCCCGATCAGCTGAAATGATTGTGTGGCTTCTGGGCTAGCTGACATCATGGAATGCATGTGTCATGACAAGGAATCAAAACAGTGAACTAACACACTGTCCGTGGCTTCCTCATGAAGCAGCTTGAAAGCATGTATTGAGAAAGTATGCTGCATGTATTCAGAAGATTGTGGGTGAATTTCTTCATACCCATGGGCCTGGTTTTGACTTCTTAACAGTGTCAGCATGCAATCCTATCCTAAATTCcagctcaaaaagcacaccaacagctTGGACCAGGAGCAGATTAGTCCCCAGCAAGAGCAGTCACTATTTCTATGATATTAAATTCAATGGCAAATGCTAAAGCTTTATTGTAAGAATGGCAGCCAAGGTTTGTTGTTCAAAGTTTTATATAAAGAATTAAACATTTTGGAAAATAGATTCGATAtgagttggacctggccctttttggaggGTCATTCTCAAACCTTTTcgctccttccttctattttttctgacctgttcttgttaGCATTgggacgctgggcactttaccactgctaaacagtgctatagtgcatatgctgtctctctaaattgaattggtgattggtttatccatgattgacctattctatttattagtaagtccctagtaaagtgcactagacgttcccagggcccgtaaatcaaatgctactagtggacctgcctcactgattgtgtcacctatatgggtagccctgtaatcatgtctcagacctgccactgcagtgtctgtgtgtgcagttttgcactgccagttcaacctgccaagtgtacccacctggtaggcccaaggcagccccatgggcagggtgtagtgtatttaaaagttaggacatgtactggtgagtttcacatgtcttaatagtgaaacactgctaaatgtatttttcactattggaaggcctatctctcccacaggttaacatggggattgactAGAAATACCTTCTAAgtccagtttcccattgggagcagatagagatttggagttttggatctctgaactcacaacttaaaaacacatcttttagtaaagctgttttttagattgtctgtttgaaaatgccccttttaaaaagtgggcattttttcgcttaaccattctgtgcctctgctgtgGTGCTGAAACCACGTCTcgggcagaatgacagttgggctgtttgtgaattcactctagacagtgacacaaagggagttgaggtgcgtcctgcatatcctgatgagtcttcctgggctagagtggggggggAGGAGCTGGCACCCGGACTTGAAAGGGTCgtgtctgacctcacacaatacagtctccaaccacctggaggGTGGCTgggacagggcaaggaagaggcagggtcttctgcactacaaacactttcctttgtagtttgcctacttcaaaagcaaaaattaatataagtattggactgctgaccccacaaatttagattacttctggatcaatagGAAccaatgccaaggagaagagcctgaTGCTGAAGGAGGACCTCCCACTCTGCTGGCTGCTTTGCTGTGGTGGCTTGCTGCTGCttgtgcctgaagagggaaaggactggactttgctttctaaaatcctgcttctccaagggcttggactgagcttgtcccctgttctgaagtctcagggtcatcataCTTCATCTTCCAggacctgggctttcttgctgagacccctaccctatCAAGTGtatcacatccagtccctgggcccttgaaaagagaagctggtgtACTGGAGGTGAAAATCTACGAACCAGAGccgagtggcagaaaaatcaatgcagcgcctgcaccgtggctgaaaaattgatgcagcactggtgaaattgacacatcaccagtTCAGCAAAAATGAATCGCTGCCATTCatccagattttgcatgcatcgtccatgggcatcaaaatcttcaacattaccgcaggctgcttgtctggaaatggaAGCATTCCTTCCCTGAGAGGAAAGAATCGATACATCACTTACCCAGCGGAGAAAGAGTTGAGTCACAGcattacttgcgagtaaggaatcgatgcattgcttgcttttctgacgcacgctcgcccatgcggctttatttttgacgcataccaggtactttgtgctaacacaatgcatccattgattagTATGTATTTAGACTCTTTTTaccttacaaattcatatctttgcttgtgtaagttggattttgtcattttggtcttgtttgctctagataaatattggctatttttctaaactggtgtggagtccttttgtggtgtttccactgtgttactgtatgtgtttgtgcaaatactttacacattgcctctgagataagcctgactgcttgtgccaagctaccaagggggtgaacaggggttatcttagatgtgtgactcccttaccctgactccattgagggtccctacttggacagggtgtaaactgactgccatctagagaccccatttctaacaggtactcaGAGGGAATTGGAATATTTCTTCCAGCCACAGGACCGGGTGGTCCATCTTAGGAATCTATAATCGGCTGTGGAGGAACCATGTCGGGATGCTGTTGATCCGTCCCTGACCACCAAATTGGAAAACCAGAATACCCTGGAATTTGGGCTGAGCAAAACCTTGGTGGCCATTAAGACTAGCTTAGCATCTACAGCTGCACGGCTTGATAAGATCCCTACTGGCCTTTACCTTGCCTACCCGGATATGTAGGGCTCTTACATTaactgtaggaagctagctctttatatagtggaccaaaatgaggtacactgtgcaaagagtccaagcaatccccagggTTATCACAGAGGCACAAGTAACATCCAAAATGCTTTCTTTTTTAGCACTGtggtcagagggtagtgctaagcctgTAGGGCACGCACTCATGCAGTAAGTGCGACACACACTCATAAAGAcatctgagaccaatttataaaattagcacATACATCTAtgtaaactttgataccaagatcaccggaatcaggtgagtactttttgagttattaatttttatagttttcaaaagttGGAGtgataatgttatcctatgggggaaaacatatactgcatactgGTACTTAGTAatgttctggagttaaggtaagtgcaTGGCAAAAta includes these proteins:
- the LOC138296935 gene encoding olfactory receptor 13C8-like codes for the protein MERGNQSLVNEFILSGFSIPPQLRVVLFPVFLVIYLITLFANSLIIAVVQTNPRLHSAMYFFLCNLSFLDLCFLTTEIPICLKGFLLEKNTITYSGCVTQMYLGLALGVTECLLLAVMALDRYYAICNPLNYQRVMSKAACIKICIATWTSGFLISVIHVSFTITVPFCGHNKINHVVCEVLAVLRLACIDIRLIEAVISGVGVVVLLVPLSLIIFTYIHIISTILRMPTASGRHKAFSTCGSHLMVVTLFYGTTIDMYMSPRSMISMESEKVISVFYGLVTPALNPLIYTLRNKEVKEAVKKICSRNGD